Proteins from a genomic interval of Marmota flaviventris isolate mMarFla1 chromosome 8, mMarFla1.hap1, whole genome shotgun sequence:
- the Usp19 gene encoding ubiquitin carboxyl-terminal hydrolase 19 isoform X11: MPAEPLHFVRGRPPSTKKISGELGWLPGGGGGSGVSKIGAGSRPCWGAGLWLLVPCWRIWPQRVAKIAGPGRKRRSPDPDAVADPGTLWLSTKRLRMSGGASATGPRRGPPGLEEATSKKKQKDRANQESKDGDPRRGSVPNPQEEHTKEELLLDWGQNENEVIVKLRVGAGPLRLEEVDTVFTDTNCVVRLPGGRQWGGVLYAEIESSCAKVQARKGGVLQLALPKKVPLLTWPSLLKKPLGTQELVPRLRCQENGQELSPIALDPGPEPRRAKQEARNQKRAQGRGEVGSGAGPGAQAGPSAKRAVHLCRGPEGEGSRDGPGPQGDAPPFLADPAPQVEAEEQLCVPPLNPQTCLLGSEKNLALLAGEKSVSPRNDPVSPAVAQIRDPGKDDLVKEEMTVATDAATLVDEPESMVNLAFVKNDSYEKGPDSVVVHVYVKEIHRDTSRVLFREQDFTLIFQTRDGNFLRLHPGCGPHTIFRWQVKLRNLIEPEHCTFCFTASRIDICLHKRQSQRWGGLEAPAARGAVGGAKVAVPTGPTPLDSTPPGGTPHPMTGQEEARAMEKDKSKARSEDTGLDGVVTRTTLEHVVPKPEPHLASPKPTCMVPPMPHSPVSGDSVEEEEEEEKKVCLPGFTGLVNLGNTCFMNSVIQSLSNTRELRDFFHDRSFEAEINYNNPLGTGGRLAIGFAVLLRALWKGTHHAFQPSKLKAIVASKASQFTGYAQHDAQEFMAFLLDGLHEDLNRIQNKPYTETVDSDGRPDEVVAEEAWQRHKMRNDSFIVDLFQGQYKSKLVCPVCAKVSITFDPFLYLPVPLPQKQKVLPVFYFAREPHSKPIKFLVSVSKENSSVSEVLDSLSQSVHVKPENLRLAEVIKNRFHRIFLPSHSLDTVSPSDMLLCFELLSPELAKERVVVLEVQQRPQVPSVPISKCAACQRKQQSEDEKLKRCTRCYRVGYCNQLCQKTHWPDHKGLCRPENIGYPFLVSVPASRLTYARLAQLLEGYARYSVSVFQPPFQPGRMALESQSPGCTTLLSNSSLEAGDSEKDSTQPPELQLVTSVAEGDMGVPQVWASPDRCPVPSTSGISSEMLTSGPIEGTSLPPVERVSRPEAAVPGYQHPSEAINAHTPQFFIYKIDASNREQRLEDKGETPLELGDDCSLALVWRNNERLQEFVLVDSKDLECAEDPGSAGEAARAGHFTLDQCLNLFTRPEVLAPEEAWYCPQCKQHREASKQLLLWRLPNVLIVQLKRFSFRSFIWRDKINDLVEFPVRNLDLSKFCIGQKEEQLPSYDLYAVINHYGGMIGGHYTACARLPNDRSSQRSDVGWRLFDDSTVTTVDESQVVTRYAYVLFYRRRNSPVERPPRAGHSEHHPDLGPAAEAAASQGLGPGQAPEVAPTRTAPERFIPPVDRPAPTYSNMEEVD, translated from the exons ATGCCGGCGGAGCCGTTACATTTCGTCCGTGGCCGGCCTCCCTCCACAAAGAAGATTAGCGGAGAGTTAGggtggcttcctggaggaggtggtggcAGTGGGGTTTCGAAGATTGGAGCTGGGTCGCGGCCCTGTTGGGGCGCTGGTCTGTG GCTGTTGGTTCCTTGTTGGAGAATTTGGCCACAAAGAGTTGCCAAAATAGCTGGGCCAGGAAGAAAGCGCCGCAGCCCTGACCCAGACGCTGTTGCCGACCCCGGGACACTCTGGCTGTCAACCAAGCGGCTCAGAATGTCTGGCGGGGCCAGTGCCACGGGCCCAAGGAGAGGGCCCCCAGGACTGGAGGAGGCCACTAGTAAGAAGAAGCAGAAGGATAGAGCAAACCAGGAGAGCAAGGATGGAGACCCTAGGAGAG GGTCAGTGCCCAATCCACAAGAGGAGCATACCAAAGAGG AGTTGTTGCTTGATTGGGGACAGAATGAAAATGAGGTAATTGTCAAGCTGCGTGTGGGAGCAGGACCCttgcggctggaggaggtggatacTGTTTTCACAGACACCAACTGTGTGGTGCGGCTTCCAG GTGGTCGGCAGTGGGGTGGTGTCCTTTATGCTGAAATAGAAAGTTCTTGCGCCAAAGTTCAGGCCCGTAAGGGTGGAGTCCTACAGCTGGCATTACCCAAGAAGGTGCCTCTGCTCACGTGGCCCTCTCTCCTG AAGAAACCTCTAGGGACCCAGGAGCTGGTGCCCAGGCTGCGGTGCCAGGAGAATGGGCAGGAACTGTCTCCCATTGCCCTGGACCCAGGCCCTGAGCCCCGCCGGGCTAAGCAGGAGGCCCGGAACCAGAAGCGGGCCCAGGGCCGTGGTGAGGTAGGCTCAGGGGCTGGCCCCGGGGCCCAGGCAGGGCCCAGCGCCAAGAGGGCTGTACATCTCTGcagagggccagagggggaagggtccAGGGATGGCCCTGGACCCCAGGGTGATGCTCCACCCTTCCTGGCTGATCCAGCCCCCCAG GTTGAGGCTGAAGAACAGCTCTGTGTACCACCACTGAATCCGCAAACCTGCCTCCTAGGCTCAGAGAAGAATTTAGCCCTTTTGGCAGGAGAGAAGTCAGTGTCCCCCAGGAATGACCCAGTCTCCCCAGCAGTGGCCCAGATCAGAGACCCTGGGAAAGATGACCTTGTCAAAGAAGAGATGACAGTAGCAACAGATGCCGCAACGTTGGTGGATG AGCCTGAGTCCATGGTGAACCTGGCATTTGTCAAGAATGACTCATATGAGAAGGGCCCGGATTCAGTGGTGGTGCACGTGTACGTGAAGGAGATCCACAGGGATACCTCTCGAGTACTTTTCCGTGAACAGGACTTCACACTCATCTTCCAGACCAG GGATGGAAACTTCTTGAGGCTGCATCCGGGCTGTGGGCCCCACACCATCTTCCGTTGGCAGGTGAAGCTCAG GAACCTGATTGAGCCAGAACATTGCACCTTCTGTTTCACGGCCTCTCGCATCGACATCTGCCTCCATAAGCGTCAGAGTCAGCGCTGGGGGGGGCTGGAGGCCCCAGCTGCACGAG GTGCAGTGGGTGGTGCAAAGGTTGCCGTGCCGACAGGTCCAACACCTCTGGATTCAACCCCTCCGGGAGGTACCCCTCACCCCATGACAGGCCAGGAGGAAGCCCGGGCTATGGAGAAAGATAAATCCAAGGCTCGATCCGAGGACACAGGGCTGGATGGTGTGGTGACCCGTACAACCTTGGAGCATGTTGTCCCAAAGCCAGAGCCACACCTGGCCTCG CCCAAGCCCACATGTATGGTACCTCCAATGCCCCACAGCCCTGTGAGTGGAGAtagtgtggaggaggaggaggaggaagagaagaaggtgTGTCTGCCAGGTTTCACTGGCCTTGTCAACTTAGGCAACACTTGCTTCATGAACAGTGTCATTCAGTCTCTTTCCAACACTCGGGAACTTCGGGACTTCTTCCATG ACCGTTCCTTTGAGGCAGAGATCAACTACAACAACCCACTGGGGACTGGTGGACGTCTGGCCATTGGCTTTGCTGTGTTGCTCCGGGCCCTGTGGAAGGGCACTCACCATGCctttcagccttccaagttgaaG GCCATTGTGGCAAGCAAGGCCAGCCAGTTCACAGGCTATGCCCAGCACGATGCCCAGGAGTTCATGGCTTTCCTGCTGGATGGGCTACATGAGGACCTGAATCGAATCCAGAACAAGCCATACACGGAAACCGTGGACTCGGATGGACGGCCTGATGag GTGGTGGCTGAGGAAGCATGGCAGCGGCACAAGATGAGGAACGATTCTTTCATTGTGGACCTATTTCAGGGCCAGTACAAGTCGAAGCTGGTGTGCCCTGTATGTGCCAAG GTCTCCATCACATTTGACCCGTTCCTTTATCTGCCGGTGCCCTTGCCACAAAAACAAAAGGTTCTCCCTGTCTTTTATTTTGCTCGAGAGCCACATAGCAAGCCTATCAAG TTCCTGGTGAGTGTTAGCAAGGAAAATTCCAGTGTGAGTGAAGTTTTGGATTCCCTCTCTCAGAGTGTCCATGTGAAACCTGAGAACCTGCGTCTGGCTGAG GTAATTAAGAATCGCTTCCATCGTATATTCCTGCCCTCTCACTCATTGGACACTGTGTCCCCATCTGACATGCTTCTCTGCTTTGAGCTGCTGTCCCCAGAGTTAGCTAAGGAACGGGTAGTGGTGCTAGAAGTACAACAG CGCCCCCAGGTGCCCAGCGTCCCTATCTCCAAGTGTGCCGCCTGCCAGCGGAAGCAGCAGTCAGAGGATGAAAAACTGAAGCGATGTACCCGGTGCTACCGTGTGGGCTACTGCAACCA gCTCTGTCAGAAAACCCATTGGCCTGACCATAAGGGTCTCTGCCGCCCTGAGAACATTGGTTACCCCTTCCTGGTCAGTGTACCTGCCTCACGCCTCACTTATGCCCGTCTTGCTCAGCTGCTAGAGGGTTATGCCCG GTACTCTGTGAGTGTATTCCAGCCACCCTTCCAGCCTGGTCGCATGGCCTTGGAGTCTCAGAGCCCTGGCTGTACCACACTGCTCTCCAATAGCTCCCTGGAGGCTGGGGACAGCGAGAAGGACtccactcagcctcctgagctccagCTGGTGACCTCTGTGGCTGAAGGGGATATGGGGGTCCCCCAGGTGTGGGCATCTCCTGACCGGTGCCCTGTGCCTAGCACCAGTGGAATTTCTTCTGAGATGCTGACTAGTGGGCCTATTGAGGGTACTTCTTTGCCTCCTGTCGAGAGGGTGTCCCGGCCTGAAG CTGCTGTGCCAGGATACCAACATCCAAGTGAAGCCATAAATGCCCACACACCCCagttcttcatctataaaattgaTGCATCTAACCGAGAGCAGCGGCTAGAGGATAAAG GGGAGACCCCACTGGAGTTGGGTGATGACTGTAGCCTGGCTCTGGTTTGGCGAAACAATGAGCGCCTGCAGGAGTTTGTGTTGGTAGACTCCAAGGACCTGGAATGTGCTGAGGACCCAGGCTCTGCTGGTGAGGCTGCTCGCGCTGGCCACTTCACCCTGGACCAGTGCCTCAACCTCTTCACACGGCCTGAGGTGCTGGCACCTGAGGAGGCCTG GTACTGCCCACAGTGCAAACAGCACCGTGAGGCCTCCAAGCAACTGTTGCTATGGCGCTTGCCAAATGTGCTCATTGTGCAGCTCAAGCGCTTCTCCTTTCGTAGTTTTATCTGGCGTGACAAGATCAATGACTTGGTGGAGTTTCCGGTTCG GAACCTAGATCTGAGCAAGTTCTGTATTGGTCAGAAAGAGGAGCAGTTGCCCAGCTACGACCTGTATGCTGTCATCAACCACTATGGAGGCATGATTGGTGGCCACTACACTGCCTGCGCACGCCTGCCCAATGATCGCAGCAGCCAGCGCAGTGACGTGG GCTGGCGCTTATTTGATGACAGCACAGTGACGACAGTAGACGAGAGCCAGGTTGTGACACGTTATGCCTATGTACTCTTCTACCGCCGACGGAACTCTCCTGTGGAGAGGCCCCCCAGGGCAGGTCACTCTGAGCACCACCCAGACCTAGGCCCTGCAGCTGAGGCTGCTGCTAGCCAG
- the Usp19 gene encoding ubiquitin carboxyl-terminal hydrolase 19 isoform X12 produces the protein MPAEPLHFVRGRPPSTKKISGELGWLPGGGGGSGVSKIGAGSRPCWGAGLWLLVPCWRIWPQRVAKIAGPGRKRRSPDPDAVADPGTLWLSTKRLRMSGGASATGPRRGPPGLEEATSKKKQKDRANQESKDGDPRRGSVPNPQEEHTKEELLLDWGQNENEVIVKLRVGAGPLRLEEVDTVFTDTNCVVRLPGGRQWGGVLYAEIESSCAKVQARKGGVLQLALPKKVPLLTWPSLLKKPLGTQELVPRLRCQENGQELSPIALDPGPEPRRAKQEARNQKRAQGRGEVGSGAGPGAQAGPSAKRAVHLCRGPEGEGSRDGPGPQGDAPPFLADPAPQVEAEEQLCVPPLNPQTCLLGSEKNLALLAGEKSVSPRNDPVSPAVAQIRDPGKDDLVKEEMTVATDAATLVDGKEPESMVNLAFVKNDSYEKGPDSVVVHVYVKEIHRDTSRVLFREQDFTLIFQTRDGNFLRLHPGCGPHTIFRWQVKLRNLIEPEHCTFCFTASRIDICLHKRQSQRWGGLEAPAARVGGAKVAVPTGPTPLDSTPPGGTPHPMTGQEEARAMEKDKSKARSEDTGLDGVVTRTTLEHVVPKPEPHLASPKPTCMVPPMPHSPVSGDSVEEEEEEEKKVCLPGFTGLVNLGNTCFMNSVIQSLSNTRELRDFFHDRSFEAEINYNNPLGTGGRLAIGFAVLLRALWKGTHHAFQPSKLKAIVASKASQFTGYAQHDAQEFMAFLLDGLHEDLNRIQNKPYTETVDSDGRPDEVVAEEAWQRHKMRNDSFIVDLFQGQYKSKLVCPVCAKVSITFDPFLYLPVPLPQKQKVLPVFYFAREPHSKPIKFLVSVSKENSSVSEVLDSLSQSVHVKPENLRLAEVIKNRFHRIFLPSHSLDTVSPSDMLLCFELLSPELAKERVVVLEVQQRPQVPSVPISKCAACQRKQQSEDEKLKRCTRCYRVGYCNQLCQKTHWPDHKGLCRPENIGYPFLVSVPASRLTYARLAQLLEGYARYSVSVFQPPFQPGRMALESQSPGCTTLLSNSSLEAGDSEKDSTQPPELQLVTSVAEGDMGVPQVWASPDRCPVPSTSGISSEMLTSGPIEGTSLPPVERVSRPEAAVPGYQHPSEAINAHTPQFFIYKIDASNREQRLEDKGETPLELGDDCSLALVWRNNERLQEFVLVDSKDLECAEDPGSAGEAARAGHFTLDQCLNLFTRPEVLAPEEAWYCPQCKQHREASKQLLLWRLPNVLIVQLKRFSFRSFIWRDKINDLVEFPVRNLDLSKFCIGQKEEQLPSYDLYAVINHYGGMIGGHYTACARLPNDRSSQRSDVGWRLFDDSTVTTVDESQVVTRYAYVLFYRRRNSPVERPPRAGHSEHHPDLGPAAEAAASQGLGPGQAPEVAPTRTAPERFIPPVDRPAPTYSNMEEVD, from the exons ATGCCGGCGGAGCCGTTACATTTCGTCCGTGGCCGGCCTCCCTCCACAAAGAAGATTAGCGGAGAGTTAGggtggcttcctggaggaggtggtggcAGTGGGGTTTCGAAGATTGGAGCTGGGTCGCGGCCCTGTTGGGGCGCTGGTCTGTG GCTGTTGGTTCCTTGTTGGAGAATTTGGCCACAAAGAGTTGCCAAAATAGCTGGGCCAGGAAGAAAGCGCCGCAGCCCTGACCCAGACGCTGTTGCCGACCCCGGGACACTCTGGCTGTCAACCAAGCGGCTCAGAATGTCTGGCGGGGCCAGTGCCACGGGCCCAAGGAGAGGGCCCCCAGGACTGGAGGAGGCCACTAGTAAGAAGAAGCAGAAGGATAGAGCAAACCAGGAGAGCAAGGATGGAGACCCTAGGAGAG GGTCAGTGCCCAATCCACAAGAGGAGCATACCAAAGAGG AGTTGTTGCTTGATTGGGGACAGAATGAAAATGAGGTAATTGTCAAGCTGCGTGTGGGAGCAGGACCCttgcggctggaggaggtggatacTGTTTTCACAGACACCAACTGTGTGGTGCGGCTTCCAG GTGGTCGGCAGTGGGGTGGTGTCCTTTATGCTGAAATAGAAAGTTCTTGCGCCAAAGTTCAGGCCCGTAAGGGTGGAGTCCTACAGCTGGCATTACCCAAGAAGGTGCCTCTGCTCACGTGGCCCTCTCTCCTG AAGAAACCTCTAGGGACCCAGGAGCTGGTGCCCAGGCTGCGGTGCCAGGAGAATGGGCAGGAACTGTCTCCCATTGCCCTGGACCCAGGCCCTGAGCCCCGCCGGGCTAAGCAGGAGGCCCGGAACCAGAAGCGGGCCCAGGGCCGTGGTGAGGTAGGCTCAGGGGCTGGCCCCGGGGCCCAGGCAGGGCCCAGCGCCAAGAGGGCTGTACATCTCTGcagagggccagagggggaagggtccAGGGATGGCCCTGGACCCCAGGGTGATGCTCCACCCTTCCTGGCTGATCCAGCCCCCCAG GTTGAGGCTGAAGAACAGCTCTGTGTACCACCACTGAATCCGCAAACCTGCCTCCTAGGCTCAGAGAAGAATTTAGCCCTTTTGGCAGGAGAGAAGTCAGTGTCCCCCAGGAATGACCCAGTCTCCCCAGCAGTGGCCCAGATCAGAGACCCTGGGAAAGATGACCTTGTCAAAGAAGAGATGACAGTAGCAACAGATGCCGCAACGTTGGTGGATGgtaaag AGCCTGAGTCCATGGTGAACCTGGCATTTGTCAAGAATGACTCATATGAGAAGGGCCCGGATTCAGTGGTGGTGCACGTGTACGTGAAGGAGATCCACAGGGATACCTCTCGAGTACTTTTCCGTGAACAGGACTTCACACTCATCTTCCAGACCAG GGATGGAAACTTCTTGAGGCTGCATCCGGGCTGTGGGCCCCACACCATCTTCCGTTGGCAGGTGAAGCTCAG GAACCTGATTGAGCCAGAACATTGCACCTTCTGTTTCACGGCCTCTCGCATCGACATCTGCCTCCATAAGCGTCAGAGTCAGCGCTGGGGGGGGCTGGAGGCCCCAGCTGCACGAG TGGGTGGTGCAAAGGTTGCCGTGCCGACAGGTCCAACACCTCTGGATTCAACCCCTCCGGGAGGTACCCCTCACCCCATGACAGGCCAGGAGGAAGCCCGGGCTATGGAGAAAGATAAATCCAAGGCTCGATCCGAGGACACAGGGCTGGATGGTGTGGTGACCCGTACAACCTTGGAGCATGTTGTCCCAAAGCCAGAGCCACACCTGGCCTCG CCCAAGCCCACATGTATGGTACCTCCAATGCCCCACAGCCCTGTGAGTGGAGAtagtgtggaggaggaggaggaggaagagaagaaggtgTGTCTGCCAGGTTTCACTGGCCTTGTCAACTTAGGCAACACTTGCTTCATGAACAGTGTCATTCAGTCTCTTTCCAACACTCGGGAACTTCGGGACTTCTTCCATG ACCGTTCCTTTGAGGCAGAGATCAACTACAACAACCCACTGGGGACTGGTGGACGTCTGGCCATTGGCTTTGCTGTGTTGCTCCGGGCCCTGTGGAAGGGCACTCACCATGCctttcagccttccaagttgaaG GCCATTGTGGCAAGCAAGGCCAGCCAGTTCACAGGCTATGCCCAGCACGATGCCCAGGAGTTCATGGCTTTCCTGCTGGATGGGCTACATGAGGACCTGAATCGAATCCAGAACAAGCCATACACGGAAACCGTGGACTCGGATGGACGGCCTGATGag GTGGTGGCTGAGGAAGCATGGCAGCGGCACAAGATGAGGAACGATTCTTTCATTGTGGACCTATTTCAGGGCCAGTACAAGTCGAAGCTGGTGTGCCCTGTATGTGCCAAG GTCTCCATCACATTTGACCCGTTCCTTTATCTGCCGGTGCCCTTGCCACAAAAACAAAAGGTTCTCCCTGTCTTTTATTTTGCTCGAGAGCCACATAGCAAGCCTATCAAG TTCCTGGTGAGTGTTAGCAAGGAAAATTCCAGTGTGAGTGAAGTTTTGGATTCCCTCTCTCAGAGTGTCCATGTGAAACCTGAGAACCTGCGTCTGGCTGAG GTAATTAAGAATCGCTTCCATCGTATATTCCTGCCCTCTCACTCATTGGACACTGTGTCCCCATCTGACATGCTTCTCTGCTTTGAGCTGCTGTCCCCAGAGTTAGCTAAGGAACGGGTAGTGGTGCTAGAAGTACAACAG CGCCCCCAGGTGCCCAGCGTCCCTATCTCCAAGTGTGCCGCCTGCCAGCGGAAGCAGCAGTCAGAGGATGAAAAACTGAAGCGATGTACCCGGTGCTACCGTGTGGGCTACTGCAACCA gCTCTGTCAGAAAACCCATTGGCCTGACCATAAGGGTCTCTGCCGCCCTGAGAACATTGGTTACCCCTTCCTGGTCAGTGTACCTGCCTCACGCCTCACTTATGCCCGTCTTGCTCAGCTGCTAGAGGGTTATGCCCG GTACTCTGTGAGTGTATTCCAGCCACCCTTCCAGCCTGGTCGCATGGCCTTGGAGTCTCAGAGCCCTGGCTGTACCACACTGCTCTCCAATAGCTCCCTGGAGGCTGGGGACAGCGAGAAGGACtccactcagcctcctgagctccagCTGGTGACCTCTGTGGCTGAAGGGGATATGGGGGTCCCCCAGGTGTGGGCATCTCCTGACCGGTGCCCTGTGCCTAGCACCAGTGGAATTTCTTCTGAGATGCTGACTAGTGGGCCTATTGAGGGTACTTCTTTGCCTCCTGTCGAGAGGGTGTCCCGGCCTGAAG CTGCTGTGCCAGGATACCAACATCCAAGTGAAGCCATAAATGCCCACACACCCCagttcttcatctataaaattgaTGCATCTAACCGAGAGCAGCGGCTAGAGGATAAAG GGGAGACCCCACTGGAGTTGGGTGATGACTGTAGCCTGGCTCTGGTTTGGCGAAACAATGAGCGCCTGCAGGAGTTTGTGTTGGTAGACTCCAAGGACCTGGAATGTGCTGAGGACCCAGGCTCTGCTGGTGAGGCTGCTCGCGCTGGCCACTTCACCCTGGACCAGTGCCTCAACCTCTTCACACGGCCTGAGGTGCTGGCACCTGAGGAGGCCTG GTACTGCCCACAGTGCAAACAGCACCGTGAGGCCTCCAAGCAACTGTTGCTATGGCGCTTGCCAAATGTGCTCATTGTGCAGCTCAAGCGCTTCTCCTTTCGTAGTTTTATCTGGCGTGACAAGATCAATGACTTGGTGGAGTTTCCGGTTCG GAACCTAGATCTGAGCAAGTTCTGTATTGGTCAGAAAGAGGAGCAGTTGCCCAGCTACGACCTGTATGCTGTCATCAACCACTATGGAGGCATGATTGGTGGCCACTACACTGCCTGCGCACGCCTGCCCAATGATCGCAGCAGCCAGCGCAGTGACGTGG GCTGGCGCTTATTTGATGACAGCACAGTGACGACAGTAGACGAGAGCCAGGTTGTGACACGTTATGCCTATGTACTCTTCTACCGCCGACGGAACTCTCCTGTGGAGAGGCCCCCCAGGGCAGGTCACTCTGAGCACCACCCAGACCTAGGCCCTGCAGCTGAGGCTGCTGCTAGCCAG